In Streptosporangiales bacterium, a single genomic region encodes these proteins:
- a CDS encoding methylated-DNA--[protein]-cysteine S-methyltransferase encodes MSHPHRTHTVMDSPVGPLTLVRTDSGLAGLFMETQSHRPEHETFGERDDTGFDAVVDQLTAYFAGELTEFELPLDPAGTPFQQTVWTALRTIPYAETVSYGELAERIGKPSAARAIGLANGRNPISIVVPCHRVIGANGDLTGYGGGLPRKQYLLEHERKVRATLTV; translated from the coding sequence ATGTCCCACCCACACCGCACGCACACCGTGATGGACAGCCCGGTAGGGCCACTGACCCTGGTACGCACCGACAGCGGCCTGGCCGGCCTGTTCATGGAGACCCAGAGCCACCGGCCGGAGCACGAGACCTTCGGCGAGCGCGACGACACCGGCTTCGACGCCGTCGTCGACCAGCTCACGGCGTACTTCGCCGGCGAGCTGACCGAGTTCGAGCTGCCGCTCGACCCGGCCGGCACCCCGTTCCAGCAGACCGTGTGGACGGCGCTGCGGACCATCCCGTACGCGGAGACGGTCAGCTACGGCGAGCTGGCCGAGCGGATCGGCAAGCCGTCCGCCGCCCGTGCCATCGGCCTGGCCAACGGGCGCAACCCGATCAGCATCGTGGTGCCCTGCCACCGGGTGATCGGCGCCAACGGCGACCTGACCGGGTACGGCGGCGGCCTACCGCGCAAGCAGTACCTGCTCGAGCACGAGCGGAAGGTCCGCGCGACCCTGACCGTTTAG
- a CDS encoding helix-turn-helix domain-containing protein translates to MDEDLGRALDGVGARLRALRKERETTLADLSAATGISVSTLSRLESGARRPTLEQLLPLAKAHGVTLDELVDAPPTGDPRVNLRPVTRHGMTMLPLTRRAGGIQAYKLVLPGRRRRAAEPELQTHEGYEWLYVLNGRLRMILGEHDLVLSPGEAAEFDTRVPHWFGSADSDPVEFLSLFGKQGERAHLRARPKAKA, encoded by the coding sequence ATGGACGAGGACTTGGGTCGAGCGCTCGACGGGGTAGGCGCCCGGCTGCGCGCGTTGCGCAAGGAGCGCGAGACGACGCTGGCCGACCTGTCGGCGGCCACCGGCATCTCGGTGAGCACGCTGTCGCGACTGGAGTCCGGTGCCCGCCGGCCGACGCTCGAGCAACTGCTCCCGCTGGCCAAGGCGCACGGCGTCACGCTGGACGAGCTCGTCGACGCCCCGCCCACCGGGGACCCGCGCGTCAACCTGCGTCCGGTCACCCGGCACGGCATGACCATGCTGCCGCTGACCCGCCGCGCCGGCGGCATCCAGGCGTACAAGCTGGTGCTCCCCGGTCGTCGCCGTCGCGCGGCCGAACCGGAGCTCCAGACGCACGAGGGCTACGAGTGGCTCTACGTGCTGAACGGGCGGCTGCGGATGATCCTCGGCGAGCACGACCTGGTGCTCTCCCCCGGCGAAGCCGCGGAGTTCGACACCCGGGTGCCGCACTGGTTCGGCTCCGCCGACAGCGACCCGGTCGAGTTCCTCAGCCTGTTCGGCAAACAGGGCGAGCGTGCACACCTGCGCGCCAGGCCCAAGGCCAAGGCGTAG
- a CDS encoding MFS transporter — MSSNVAAGKRSSRFVVVALCGMAIIVDGYDLIVYGVVLPVLVGGDAEWTLTTAEAGRIGAYALIGMLVGAICIGTATDLVGRRRIMIGCITWFSAAMALAAVAPNPDLFALARFVAGLGLGGVVPTAIALTIEYAHERHRNATNAVMFVGYSVGGIVVSLIGTVAITSLGWRAMFWIGAALGVLLVPLCIALLPESASYLVARGRRAEAEQLAAKYDLRLEEPGRADDERVGGLAGLKALFDPSVLRGTLLFWLGCGIGLLLVYGLNTWLAQIMVKAGFGLGSALAFLLALNLGAIVGTPLLGALADRIGSKPVTVGMFLTAAVCIFLLSLGMPTAVQYVLVAVAGTCTIGTTILVNAYTANFYPVRMRATGIGWSLGIGRLGAILGPLYGSFILSTGWGLQANFYAFAIPALVGALAMLFIPAIAAASAGRSVSAPGPEAQRS; from the coding sequence ATGTCCAGCAATGTGGCCGCTGGAAAGCGGTCAAGCAGGTTCGTGGTCGTCGCTCTGTGCGGTATGGCCATCATCGTGGACGGTTACGACCTCATCGTCTACGGCGTGGTGCTGCCCGTCCTCGTCGGTGGCGACGCGGAGTGGACCCTCACCACTGCCGAGGCCGGCCGGATCGGTGCTTACGCGCTGATCGGCATGCTGGTCGGAGCGATCTGTATCGGCACTGCCACCGACCTCGTCGGTAGGCGTCGCATCATGATCGGTTGCATCACCTGGTTCTCCGCGGCCATGGCGCTCGCCGCCGTCGCACCGAACCCGGACCTGTTCGCACTGGCCAGGTTCGTTGCCGGGCTCGGCCTCGGTGGCGTGGTGCCGACCGCGATCGCGCTGACGATCGAGTACGCCCACGAGCGGCACCGCAACGCGACGAACGCCGTGATGTTCGTCGGCTATTCGGTCGGTGGCATCGTGGTGTCGCTGATCGGCACCGTCGCGATAACCAGCCTCGGGTGGCGGGCGATGTTCTGGATCGGCGCGGCGCTGGGGGTGCTACTCGTCCCGCTGTGTATCGCCCTACTGCCCGAGTCGGCGAGCTATCTGGTCGCGCGGGGCAGGCGGGCCGAAGCGGAGCAGCTGGCCGCAAAGTACGACCTGCGGCTGGAAGAGCCGGGCCGGGCGGACGACGAGCGGGTCGGTGGCCTCGCCGGACTGAAGGCGCTGTTCGACCCGAGCGTGCTGCGCGGCACCCTGCTGTTCTGGCTCGGCTGCGGGATCGGGCTGTTGCTCGTCTACGGCCTGAACACCTGGCTCGCACAGATCATGGTGAAGGCCGGCTTCGGCCTGGGTTCTGCGCTCGCCTTCCTCCTCGCGTTGAACCTCGGCGCGATCGTAGGGACGCCACTGCTCGGTGCGCTCGCCGACCGGATCGGTTCCAAACCGGTCACCGTCGGGATGTTCCTGACCGCCGCGGTGTGCATCTTCCTGCTGAGTCTCGGCATGCCGACCGCGGTGCAGTACGTGCTGGTCGCCGTCGCCGGCACCTGCACGATCGGCACCACGATCCTGGTGAACGCCTACACCGCCAACTTCTACCCGGTGCGGATGCGTGCCACGGGCATCGGCTGGTCGCTGGGTATCGGCCGGCTCGGCGCCATCCTCGGACCGCTCTACGGCAGCTTCATCCTGTCCACCGGATGGGGCCTGCAGGCGAACTTCTACGCGTTCGCGATCCCCGCTCTGGTCGGCGCCCTCGCCATGCTGTTCATCCCGGCCATCGCGGCCGCCTCGGCGGGTCGGTCGGTGAGCGCGCCCGGCCCGGAAGCTCAGCGGTCCTGA
- the glmS gene encoding glutamine--fructose-6-phosphate transaminase (isomerizing): MCGIVGYVGRKDAAPVLLEGLARLEYRGYDSAGVAVLGNGGSRSVRTVGRVADLRAAVPRRFAGKIGVGHTRWATHGPPTEANAHPHTSADGRISVVHNGIIDNAAQLRSELADAGVRLASDTDSEVVAHLVAASDATTLEGAVLDALARIEGTYGLAVLDERHPDRIVVARNGSPLIIGVGDHEMFVASDLAALVRHTKSVVHLDDGELATVTATDFTTFTRDSGDVRKEPTTVDVDAADYERAGHAHFMRKEIWEQPAAVERMLRGRLDDRFGTTRLDGLNLDARDLRGVRRVKVLGCGSAYYVGQLGALLIEELARVPADAEPASELRYRNPLIEPDTLYVVVSQSGETADTAVAVQEIKRKGGRVVGLVNVVGSTIARECDGGIYLHAGPEVAVASTKALTNMAVGFALLALCLGRVRDLSITDGLRIIEGLRALPGQIDEILAADGRVAEVAKQLADAPSLFFLGRVRGYPVAREGAQKFKEISYRHAEAYPASELKHGPLALVGPHLPTVAIAPRDELTERNLAALHEIAARGGPLVVVTHADVDLGELSATRIDVPANQPELDPILLTVPLQLLAYHAAAHLGHDVDKPRNLAKSVTVE, from the coding sequence ATGTGCGGCATCGTCGGATACGTCGGGCGCAAGGACGCGGCGCCCGTCCTGCTCGAGGGCCTGGCCAGGCTCGAGTACCGCGGCTACGACTCGGCGGGCGTCGCCGTGCTCGGCAACGGTGGGAGCAGGTCCGTACGCACGGTCGGCCGGGTCGCTGATCTCAGGGCGGCAGTGCCGCGCCGGTTCGCCGGCAAGATCGGCGTCGGGCACACCCGCTGGGCCACCCACGGTCCGCCGACCGAGGCGAACGCGCACCCGCACACCAGCGCCGACGGGCGGATCAGCGTCGTGCACAACGGCATCATCGACAACGCGGCGCAGCTGCGCAGCGAGCTCGCCGACGCGGGCGTGCGGCTGGCGTCGGACACCGACAGCGAGGTCGTCGCGCACCTGGTGGCCGCGTCCGACGCCACCACACTCGAGGGCGCCGTGCTCGACGCGCTCGCGCGCATCGAAGGGACGTACGGGCTCGCGGTCCTCGACGAACGCCACCCGGACCGGATCGTGGTGGCACGCAACGGGTCCCCGTTGATCATCGGCGTCGGCGACCACGAGATGTTCGTCGCCAGCGACCTGGCCGCGCTGGTGCGGCACACGAAGTCCGTCGTCCACCTCGACGACGGGGAGCTCGCCACCGTCACCGCCACCGACTTCACCACGTTCACCAGGGACAGCGGCGACGTCCGCAAGGAACCGACCACGGTGGACGTGGACGCCGCCGACTACGAGCGGGCCGGCCACGCGCACTTCATGCGCAAGGAGATCTGGGAGCAGCCCGCCGCCGTGGAACGGATGCTGCGCGGCCGGCTGGACGACCGGTTCGGCACCACCAGGCTGGACGGGCTCAACCTGGATGCCCGCGACCTGCGCGGCGTGCGGCGGGTGAAGGTGCTCGGCTGCGGCTCTGCGTACTACGTCGGGCAGCTGGGTGCGTTGCTGATCGAGGAGCTGGCCAGGGTGCCGGCGGACGCCGAGCCGGCGTCCGAGCTGCGGTACCGCAACCCGCTGATCGAACCGGACACCCTGTACGTCGTCGTCAGCCAGTCCGGCGAGACCGCGGACACCGCGGTCGCCGTGCAGGAGATCAAGCGCAAGGGCGGCCGCGTCGTGGGGCTGGTGAACGTGGTCGGCTCGACGATCGCGCGGGAGTGCGACGGCGGCATCTACCTGCACGCCGGCCCCGAGGTCGCCGTGGCGTCCACCAAGGCGCTGACGAACATGGCCGTCGGCTTCGCGCTGCTCGCGCTGTGCCTGGGGCGCGTGCGCGACCTGTCGATCACCGACGGGCTGCGCATCATCGAAGGGCTGCGCGCGCTGCCCGGTCAGATCGACGAGATCCTCGCCGCCGACGGGCGGGTGGCGGAGGTGGCCAAGCAGCTGGCGGACGCACCGAGCCTGTTCTTCCTCGGCCGGGTGCGGGGGTACCCGGTGGCGCGCGAGGGTGCGCAGAAGTTCAAGGAGATCTCGTACCGGCACGCCGAGGCGTACCCGGCGAGCGAGCTGAAGCACGGCCCGCTCGCGCTTGTCGGCCCGCACCTGCCGACCGTCGCCATCGCGCCGCGCGACGAGCTCACCGAGCGCAACCTGGCGGCGTTGCACGAGATCGCCGCGCGGGGCGGGCCGCTCGTCGTGGTCACCCACGCCGACGTCGACCTGGGCGAGCTGTCCGCCACCCGTATCGACGTACCGGCGAACCAGCCCGAGCTGGACCCGATCCTGCTCACCGTGCCGCTGCAGCTGCTCGCGTACCATGCCGCCGCCCACCTCGGCCACGACGTCGACAAGCCGCGCAACCTGGCCAAGTCGGTGACGGTCGAGTAG
- a CDS encoding FAD-binding protein, protein MVAVEVVMVTDQLADSYEVVVIGGGAAGLNGALLLARARRSVVVIDAGAPRNAPAAGVHGLLGREGTDPAELLAHGRAEVRGYGGHVVPGEVAVATRTDDGFVVELADSRTVRARRLLVTTGLVDELPDVPGLQARWGRDVLHCPYCHGWEVRDRAIGVLNSGPMSVHQALLFRQLSADVTFFTHSRQVPTEDEAEQLAARGIRVVPGEVASLEVVDDRLAGVRLTDGTPVDCDAVVVSSRMVARAGFLDALGLQPVEHPAGVGAHIPADPTGRTDVPGVWVAGNVTDLVAQVGNAAAAGAAAAAQINADLVTEETRQAVDAARATAPTG, encoded by the coding sequence ATGGTTGCCGTGGAGGTGGTCATGGTGACCGATCAGCTGGCGGACAGCTACGAGGTAGTGGTGATCGGCGGCGGTGCCGCGGGGTTGAACGGCGCACTGCTGCTGGCCCGGGCACGACGCTCGGTCGTGGTGATCGACGCGGGCGCTCCGCGCAACGCGCCGGCCGCCGGCGTGCACGGCCTGCTCGGCAGGGAGGGGACCGACCCGGCCGAGCTGCTGGCACACGGACGGGCGGAGGTCCGCGGCTACGGCGGGCACGTGGTGCCGGGCGAGGTCGCCGTCGCCACGCGCACGGACGACGGCTTCGTCGTGGAGCTGGCCGACAGCCGGACGGTCCGCGCGCGCCGGCTGCTCGTGACCACCGGGCTGGTCGACGAGCTGCCCGACGTACCTGGCCTGCAGGCGCGGTGGGGTCGCGACGTCCTGCACTGCCCGTACTGCCACGGCTGGGAGGTCCGTGACCGGGCCATCGGGGTGCTGAACAGCGGGCCGATGTCGGTGCACCAGGCGTTGCTGTTCCGGCAGTTGAGCGCCGACGTCACGTTCTTCACCCACAGCAGGCAGGTGCCGACAGAAGACGAGGCGGAGCAGCTGGCCGCCCGCGGCATCCGCGTGGTGCCGGGCGAGGTGGCGTCGCTGGAGGTCGTCGACGACCGCCTCGCGGGAGTGCGACTGACCGACGGCACCCCCGTCGACTGTGACGCCGTCGTGGTCTCGTCGCGGATGGTGGCACGCGCCGGCTTCCTGGACGCGCTCGGCCTGCAGCCGGTGGAGCACCCGGCGGGCGTCGGTGCGCACATCCCCGCCGACCCGACCGGCCGCACCGACGTGCCAGGGGTGTGGGTCGCCGGCAACGTCACCGACCTGGTGGCGCAGGTGGGCAACGCCGCGGCAGCGGGTGCGGCTGCGGCCGCGCAGATCAACGCCGACCTGGTCACCGAGGAGACCCGGCAGGCCGTCGACGCCGCGAGAGCCACGGCACCGACCGGGTAG
- a CDS encoding YjiH family protein has protein sequence MSEPARASPQNRLATWRFVATTVVGCLFFLLPIRVAGSWTVPFDVAVSAITDRIPAAVDVYSLVVILASAALTVAGVVQRRAAEAPTGYRDVRAFAAGPVFLVLRVLGAVAAVLIFFDIGPAVIRAEESGGLMFSTLVASVGVIVPIGAVFVTLFVAFGGLEFIGTLARPVMRPLFRVPGRAALDAIASFVGSYSVGLYVTNRMYLESRYSARESATIATCFSTVSMGFFAVVASTLDLLAYFPLIFGSVCLVTFVLGVVLCRAPPLSRKPDTYVGTPRPEEKVTGNLWRAAVDRAKSRAAESGSVGREAARGFLDGLRLAVMILPTILAVGLIAILIANHTPVFNWLGAPLEPVLSLLGIPDADTVAPASLIGISEMFLPALLSTGAAVPAKFFVAVLSLSQILFFSATIPLLLELDVPVRLHDCLLLFVFRTVLAIPLIAAITALLF, from the coding sequence GTGTCGGAGCCCGCACGGGCATCGCCTCAGAACCGGCTCGCCACCTGGCGGTTCGTCGCCACGACCGTCGTCGGCTGCCTGTTCTTCCTGCTGCCGATCCGCGTGGCCGGCTCGTGGACCGTACCCTTCGACGTCGCGGTGAGCGCAATCACCGACCGGATACCGGCAGCGGTCGACGTGTACAGCCTGGTCGTGATCCTCGCATCGGCGGCGCTCACCGTGGCCGGCGTAGTGCAACGCCGCGCCGCCGAGGCACCCACCGGTTACCGCGACGTACGGGCGTTCGCGGCCGGACCGGTCTTCCTCGTACTCCGCGTGCTCGGCGCCGTCGCGGCCGTGCTGATCTTCTTCGACATCGGCCCGGCCGTGATCCGGGCGGAGGAGTCCGGCGGCCTGATGTTCAGCACGCTGGTGGCGTCGGTCGGTGTGATCGTCCCCATCGGCGCGGTCTTCGTCACGCTGTTCGTCGCGTTCGGCGGCCTGGAGTTCATCGGCACGCTGGCGCGCCCGGTGATGCGGCCACTCTTCCGGGTGCCGGGGCGGGCGGCGCTGGACGCCATCGCGTCGTTCGTCGGCAGCTACTCGGTCGGGCTCTACGTCACCAACCGGATGTACCTGGAGAGCCGTTACTCCGCCAGGGAGTCCGCGACCATCGCCACCTGCTTCTCCACGGTGAGCATGGGGTTCTTCGCGGTCGTCGCGTCCACCCTGGACCTGCTCGCGTACTTCCCGCTGATCTTCGGGTCGGTGTGCCTGGTGACGTTCGTACTCGGCGTCGTGCTCTGCCGGGCGCCGCCGCTGTCGCGGAAGCCGGACACCTACGTCGGGACGCCGCGGCCGGAGGAGAAGGTCACGGGGAACCTCTGGCGGGCGGCGGTCGACCGTGCCAAGTCGCGTGCCGCCGAGTCCGGGAGCGTCGGCAGGGAGGCGGCACGGGGCTTCCTGGACGGCCTGCGGCTGGCGGTGATGATCCTGCCGACCATCCTCGCGGTGGGCCTGATCGCCATCCTCATCGCGAACCACACGCCGGTCTTCAACTGGCTCGGCGCACCGCTGGAACCGGTGCTGTCCCTGCTCGGCATCCCCGACGCCGACACGGTGGCGCCGGCGAGCCTGATCGGCATCAGCGAGATGTTCCTCCCTGCCCTGTTGAGCACGGGAGCCGCCGTACCGGCGAAGTTCTTCGTCGCGGTGCTGTCGTTGAGCCAGATCCTGTTCTTCTCCGCCACCATCCCGTTGCTGCTCGAGCTCGACGTGCCGGTGCGGCTGCACGACTGCCTGCTGCTGTTCGTATTCCGTACGGTGCTCGCCATCCCGCTCATCGCGGCCATCACTGCGCTGCTGTTCTGA
- a CDS encoding ATP-binding cassette domain-containing protein: MSMEVTAWMSLYNAMHAQQDRRPFSKETLRRIGAFARPHKARLVWFLVLSVLTAMLTVATPLLAGRVVDAIVHGAAVQLVVSFAVLIALIAVAEAGVGLLSRWLSARIGEGLILDLRTAVFDHVQKMPVAFFTRTRTGALVSRLNNDVIGAQRAFSDTLSGVVKNLVTVVFTGVVMISLSWQITLLALALLPLFLLPARRMGRRLARLEREAANHDAAMSTQMTERFSAPGATLVKLFGQPGCESEEFAARARRVRDIGVRTAMVQWVFITALTLVSALALALVYGFGGYFTLIGQLDAGAVVALAFLLTRLYAPLTELASARVEVMSALVSFQRVFEVLDLKPLIAEKPDASPVPAGSVAVEFDEVTFAYPSAEKVSLASLEEVATLDTRGGEDVLHDVSFSVEPGQMVALVGSSGAGKSTIAQLIPRLYDADTGAIRIGGVDVKDLTTDSVRETLGMVTQDGHLFHDTVRANLSLGRANASEEQLWDALRRARLDDLVALLPDGLDTVVGERGYRFSGGERQRLTIARLLLAQPRVVILDEATAHLDSTSEAAVQEALSEALSGRTAVVIAHRLSTVRAADQILVVEAGRIVERGTHDELLAVGGRYEQLYRTQFAESPTTQAA, translated from the coding sequence ATGAGCATGGAAGTCACGGCGTGGATGTCGCTGTACAACGCGATGCACGCCCAGCAGGACCGGCGCCCGTTCTCCAAGGAGACGTTGCGCCGGATCGGCGCGTTCGCCAGGCCGCACAAGGCGCGGCTGGTGTGGTTCCTGGTCCTCAGCGTGCTGACGGCGATGCTCACGGTCGCGACGCCGCTGTTGGCCGGCCGGGTGGTGGACGCGATCGTGCACGGCGCGGCCGTCCAGCTGGTCGTCAGCTTCGCCGTGCTGATCGCGCTGATCGCGGTGGCCGAGGCCGGCGTCGGGTTGCTGAGCAGGTGGCTGTCCGCCCGGATCGGTGAGGGCCTGATCCTCGACCTCCGTACGGCGGTGTTCGACCACGTACAGAAGATGCCGGTGGCGTTCTTCACCCGCACCCGTACGGGCGCGCTGGTGAGCCGGTTGAACAACGACGTGATCGGGGCGCAGCGGGCGTTCAGCGACACGCTGTCCGGCGTGGTGAAGAACCTCGTCACGGTCGTCTTCACCGGTGTGGTGATGATCAGCCTCTCCTGGCAGATCACGCTGCTCGCACTCGCCCTGCTGCCGCTGTTCCTGCTGCCGGCCCGTCGGATGGGCCGCCGGTTGGCGCGGCTGGAGCGGGAGGCGGCCAACCACGACGCGGCGATGAGCACGCAGATGACCGAGCGGTTCTCCGCGCCGGGCGCGACGCTGGTGAAGCTGTTCGGGCAGCCGGGGTGCGAGTCGGAGGAGTTCGCCGCGCGGGCCAGGCGGGTGCGCGACATCGGCGTCCGTACGGCGATGGTGCAGTGGGTGTTCATCACTGCGCTGACGCTGGTCTCGGCGTTGGCGCTCGCGCTCGTCTACGGGTTCGGCGGTTACTTCACGCTGATCGGTCAGCTCGACGCGGGCGCGGTCGTCGCGCTGGCGTTCCTGCTGACCCGGCTCTACGCGCCGCTGACCGAGCTGGCCAGCGCACGCGTCGAGGTAATGAGCGCGTTGGTGAGCTTCCAGCGGGTGTTCGAGGTGCTCGACCTGAAGCCGCTGATCGCGGAGAAGCCGGACGCAAGTCCGGTGCCTGCGGGTTCGGTCGCGGTGGAGTTCGACGAGGTGACGTTCGCGTACCCGTCCGCGGAGAAGGTGTCGTTGGCCTCGCTCGAGGAGGTCGCGACGCTCGACACCCGCGGCGGCGAGGACGTGCTGCACGACGTGTCGTTCAGCGTGGAACCCGGGCAGATGGTCGCGTTGGTGGGCTCGTCCGGTGCGGGCAAGTCGACCATCGCGCAGCTGATCCCGCGGCTGTACGACGCGGACACCGGCGCGATCCGGATCGGCGGCGTCGACGTCAAGGACCTCACCACCGACTCCGTGCGGGAGACGCTCGGCATGGTGACCCAGGACGGTCACCTGTTCCACGACACCGTCCGCGCGAACCTGTCGCTCGGCCGGGCGAACGCGTCCGAGGAGCAGCTGTGGGACGCGCTGCGCAGGGCGCGCCTGGACGATCTGGTGGCGCTGCTACCCGACGGCCTCGACACCGTCGTCGGCGAGCGCGGCTACCGGTTCTCCGGCGGCGAGCGGCAGCGGCTGACCATCGCCAGGTTGCTGCTCGCCCAGCCGCGCGTAGTCATCCTGGACGAGGCGACGGCACACCTCGACTCGACGTCGGAGGCCGCGGTGCAGGAGGCCCTGAGCGAAGCGCTGAGCGGCCGCACCGCCGTAGTGATCGCCCACCGCCTGTCGACCGTACGAGCCGCCGACCAGATCCTGGTCGTCGAAGCCGGCCGCATCGTAGAACGCGGCACCCACGACGAGCTCCTAGCCGTCGGCGGCCGCTACGAACAGCTGTACCGCACCCAGTTCGCCGAGTCCCCAACCACCCAAGCCGCCTAA
- a CDS encoding helix-turn-helix domain-containing protein, whose protein sequence is MDEDEERRYRAVRSKDARFDGWFFVAVVSTGIYCRPSCPAVTPKRENMRFYPSAAAAQQAGFRACKRCRPDASPGSPEWNERADLVARAMRLIADGVVDREGVPGLASRLGYSTRQIERQLVAELGAGPLALARAGRAQTARLLVETTTLPLADVAFAAGFSSVRSFNDTVREVFALTPSELRSRVARGRPSTTTGTITLRLPFRAPLCPDNLFGHLAATAVPGVEEWRDSAYRRTLRLPHGYGIAALRPTPAYVGCELTLSDHRDLTTAISRCRWLLDLDADPTAVDAQLRTDPVLQPYVDKSPGRRVPRTVDPAEFAVRAVIGQQVSTAAARTHAARLVTAYGDQVEDPAGGLTHLFPTPAALAEVDDASFAMPQTRRRTLRALTGALAAGEIDLDIGSDWRAAREQLAGLPGVGPWTVESVAMRALGDPDAFLASDLGIKLAAAELGLPDTPRALTERAAAWQPWRAYAVQYLWATGDHAINHLPA, encoded by the coding sequence ATGGATGAAGACGAGGAGCGGCGCTACCGCGCCGTACGGTCGAAGGACGCCCGGTTCGACGGGTGGTTCTTCGTCGCCGTGGTCAGCACCGGCATCTACTGCAGGCCCAGCTGCCCTGCGGTCACGCCGAAGCGCGAGAACATGCGCTTCTACCCCAGCGCGGCGGCCGCCCAACAGGCCGGCTTCCGCGCCTGCAAACGCTGCCGGCCGGACGCCAGCCCGGGCTCGCCGGAGTGGAACGAGCGGGCCGACCTGGTCGCCCGCGCGATGCGCCTGATCGCGGACGGCGTGGTGGACCGCGAGGGGGTGCCGGGCCTGGCCAGCCGGCTCGGCTACAGCACGCGGCAGATCGAGCGGCAGCTGGTCGCCGAGCTCGGGGCCGGGCCGCTCGCGCTGGCCCGCGCGGGACGCGCGCAGACGGCGCGGCTGCTGGTCGAGACCACCACGCTGCCGTTGGCCGACGTCGCGTTCGCCGCCGGCTTCAGCAGCGTGCGCTCGTTCAACGACACCGTGCGCGAGGTGTTCGCCCTCACCCCGAGCGAGCTGCGCAGCCGAGTGGCGCGCGGCCGGCCGAGCACCACGACGGGGACCATCACGCTGCGGCTGCCGTTCCGTGCACCGCTGTGTCCGGACAACCTGTTCGGGCACCTCGCCGCGACCGCCGTACCCGGGGTCGAGGAGTGGCGCGACAGTGCGTACCGCAGGACGCTGCGGCTGCCGCACGGCTACGGCATCGCGGCGCTGCGGCCGACGCCCGCGTACGTCGGGTGCGAGCTGACGCTGTCGGACCACCGCGACCTCACCACGGCGATCAGCCGGTGCCGCTGGCTGCTCGACCTGGACGCCGACCCGACCGCCGTCGACGCGCAGCTGCGTACCGACCCGGTGCTGCAGCCGTACGTGGACAAGAGCCCGGGGCGGCGGGTGCCGCGGACGGTGGACCCGGCCGAGTTCGCCGTGCGCGCGGTCATCGGCCAGCAGGTGTCGACCGCGGCGGCCCGCACACATGCCGCACGGCTGGTGACCGCGTACGGCGACCAGGTCGAGGACCCGGCCGGCGGGCTCACCCACCTCTTCCCCACCCCGGCGGCCCTCGCCGAGGTCGACGACGCGAGCTTCGCCATGCCGCAGACGCGGCGCCGCACCCTCAGGGCACTGACCGGTGCCCTGGCGGCCGGCGAGATCGACCTCGACATCGGCAGCGACTGGCGGGCCGCGCGCGAGCAGCTCGCGGGGTTGCCCGGCGTCGGGCCGTGGACGGTGGAGAGCGTCGCCATGCGCGCGCTCGGCGACCCGGACGCGTTCCTGGCGAGCGACCTCGGCATCAAGCTCGCCGCGGCGGAGCTCGGCCTGCCTGACACCCCGCGCGCGCTGACCGAACGGGCCGCGGCCTGGCAGCCGTGGCGGGCCTACGCCGTCCAGTACCTGTGGGCCACCGGCGACCACGCCATCAACCACCTACCCGCCTGA
- a CDS encoding Pterin-4-alpha-carbinolamine dehydratase, which yields MSDPVTPRQVHEAAGLDDWRLVGETLCTYFRTGSFAAGARLVRTIGELPSVDRHEPDVDLRRGGVTVRLLTITPDYYGLTAADVELARRISAAARELDVPADPSAVQNLVVSIDALVIPEVLPFWRAVLGYRPRADTPDDELNDPHLHGPVFFFNQMDAARPQRNRIHLDVWVPLDQAEARVAAALAAGGHVVTDEHAPGWWVLADVEGNEACVATWVSSG from the coding sequence GTGAGCGACCCGGTCACACCACGGCAGGTCCATGAGGCCGCCGGTCTCGACGACTGGCGGCTGGTCGGCGAGACGCTGTGCACGTACTTCCGCACCGGCTCGTTCGCCGCCGGCGCCCGGCTCGTACGGACGATCGGCGAACTGCCCAGCGTCGACCGACACGAGCCCGACGTCGACCTGCGACGCGGCGGGGTCACCGTGCGGCTGCTCACGATCACGCCGGACTACTACGGGCTGACCGCAGCCGACGTCGAGCTGGCCAGGCGGATCTCCGCGGCGGCACGCGAGCTGGACGTACCGGCCGACCCGTCCGCCGTGCAGAACCTGGTGGTCTCGATCGACGCGCTCGTCATCCCCGAGGTGCTGCCGTTCTGGCGGGCCGTGCTCGGCTACCGGCCCCGCGCCGACACCCCGGACGACGAGCTGAACGACCCGCACCTGCACGGGCCGGTGTTCTTCTTCAACCAGATGGACGCGGCGCGCCCACAGCGCAACCGGATCCACCTCGACGTGTGGGTGCCGCTCGACCAGGCGGAGGCACGCGTCGCGGCGGCGCTGGCCGCCGGCGGGCACGTGGTGACCGACGAGCACGCGCCTGGCTGGTGGGTGCTCGCCGATGTCGAGGGCAACGAGGCCTGCGTGGCCACCTGGGTGAGCAGCGGCTGA